In Spirosoma pollinicola, the genomic window CTTATTGACTACTTAGGTCAAATAAAGTATGAAGCGGAAAAGTGTCTTAATGTTGCTAAGTTAGCTACAAGAGCAGATATACAAATGGAAATGCAAGATATTATACTTGATATACCAAGCTATATATCGCAATATTTCACATATTATGATGATATATATAGTGAAAATAAAGGTTTTACATTTAATATAAATATCACATGTAATGAATTTAAAACGATTGCTAATGTTCTACACTTATCAATCATTTTGGATAATTTAGTTTCTAATTCGAAAAAATGGCAAGCTAACTATATAGAAATTAACATTAGTTGTATTGATGACAAACTCATAATTTTATTTTCTGACAACGGTTTAGGCTTATCAGATAATTTTTTAGACTCACCAGATAACATATTTAAATTGGGGGTGACAGCAACGCCTCCTCATCAAAATGCTACTGGAGGTTCTGGAATAGGCCTTTATTACATAAGAAAAATTTTAGAGGAGAGCTTTTCAGGAACTATCAGATTTGTTGGAAACAAAGTTGTATCATCAGGGGCATCATTTGAAATTATAATTCCTAAATAGCTATGCAAAGGTGTCTAATTATTGATGATGATAGTCCTCATATTTTAATAAATGAATGTGAGATAGAAGCTAGGCGACTAGGACTTAGTATAGAGTTTGTCTATTTTAATCCTCGAAAGAGAGTTTTTCTTAAACAAAGTGATACTGATACTAGGACTGTATCAATAAACTTTGACTTGGTTAAAGATAATTTAAAGGAAACAATATTAGATCAAAGGATTGATTTAATAATTTGTGATTATAGTTTTGGTGATAAGGATTTGGATGGCTTTAAATTGCTTATTTGGCTAAGGGGCCAGAAAAAGAAATCAAAATTAGTCCTGTATTCTGGTCATGGTGAATTTGAATCTGAATTTGTAAAAGATAATTTTAGTCGTACCCCGGCAGAAATTAAAAAACTTATTATTACTAATATTGAGGAAATAATACCTAGAGATGATAGGAAAGGTGTGATATTTAGAATATTGAAAGATGAAAAATTTAATTTAGATTCAACTTTGATACATGAACTGTTTAAATACTCTGACTTAACCTTTCACAGTACCTATCCGGATTTTGAAGGTATGTCACTTGGAGATATTGCAAAAGAAATTGAAGCAGAGACAGCTAAAGGTTTTTATTTTAAAGAAAATCTTATTCAGCTAGCTGTATCTCACATGATAGATTTAAACAAGTAATGCTCACTATAATTTACCCCTCTGATAGTTCAACTAAGTTTCTTTTGGAAATTCCTGAATTTTTAATTAGTAATTTTCCTGATGACATAAATTTTATATTGTTGGATGAAAGTACCGATTATATAGCTATTCATGGTATTATCGAGAATATAAATGATGGGGAAGTGATTTTATTTTTAGGGCATGGATCTAGCAATTGTTTATATGGCTCTCCACATCCATCAAATGAAAAAAGTGAATTTCTTTCAAAAGATAAACTTTCTATTCTTAATAATAAGAATTTCTTTTGTTTATCGTGTAATTCTTATGAGTTTATTAAAAGAAATAAAAAGTTTACGACTATAATAAATGCTGTAGGTTTTGGTGATTTGCCTACTGATTGGGTAGAAATAGTAAATGCTAGGGAATTTGATAACAATGCTTACCCAGGAATTACTGCTGATATTGTTGCAGAATTTTCCTCTATTTTAGTTGAACTACATAAATTAACCTTTAGAGATTATTTTCATCGAAATCTTCTAGCTAGCTAGTCTGTCCTTAGTACGAGAGGACCGGGATGGACTCACCGCTGGCGGATCAGTTATCATGCCGGTGGTATGGCTGAGTAGCTACGTGGGGATCAGATA contains:
- a CDS encoding response regulator, encoding MQRCLIIDDDSPHILINECEIEARRLGLSIEFVYFNPRKRVFLKQSDTDTRTVSINFDLVKDNLKETILDQRIDLIICDYSFGDKDLDGFKLLIWLRGQKKKSKLVLYSGHGEFESEFVKDNFSRTPAEIKKLIITNIEEIIPRDDRKGVIFRILKDEKFNLDSTLIHELFKYSDLTFHSTYPDFEGMSLGDIAKEIEAETAKGFYFKENLIQLAVSHMIDLNK